One genomic window of Elaeis guineensis isolate ETL-2024a chromosome 2, EG11, whole genome shotgun sequence includes the following:
- the LOC105060962 gene encoding soluble inorganic pyrophosphatase 6, chloroplastic encodes MATAATASATRFAAALHGFRWRTYPLLDRAFFPKPRSVASLRFRRRFLAPAVLHKPDVQIKEEGQPETLDYRVFFLDGSGKKISPWHDVPLHLGDGVFNFIVEIPKDTSAKMEVATDEPYTPIKQDIKKGKLRYYPYDINWNYGLLPQTWEDPSFANSEVEGALGDNDPVDVVEIGERRAKIGDVLKVKPLAALAMIDEGELDWKIVAISLDDPRASLVNDMNDVEKHFPGTLMAIRDWFRDYKIPDGKPANKFGLGNKAANKDYALKVITETNESWAKLVKRSVPAGELSLV; translated from the exons ATGGCAACGGCGGCTACCGCATCGGCCACCAGATTCGCCGCCGCCCTCCATGGATTCCGGTGGCGGACCTATCCTCTTTTGGACCGCGCCTTCTTTCCCAAGCCGCGGTCCGTCGCCTCCCTCCGGTTCAGGCGGCGCTTCCTCGCCCCCGCCGTCCTCCACAAGCCCGACGTCCAGATCAAGGAAGAAGGGCAGCCCGAGACCCTTGACTACCGAGTCTTCTTCCTCGACGGCTCTGGGAAAAAGATCTCGCCTTGGCACGACGTCCCCTTGCACTTGGGCGATGGTGTGTTCAATTTTATCGTCGAGATCCCCAAGGACACCAGCGCCAAGATGGAGGTGGCCACCGACGAGCCCTACACTCCAATAAAGCAGGACATCAAGAAGGGGAAGCTGCGATACTATCC GTATGACATTAACTGGAATTATGGATTGCTTCCACAAACATGGGAAGACCCATCTTTTGCCAACTCAGAAGTTGAAGGAGCCCTTGGAGATAATGATCCAG TTGATGTTGTTGAGATAGGTGAAAGACGGGCTAAGATTGGTGATGTTCTCAAAGTAAAGCCCTTAGCAGCTTTGGCCATGATTGATGAAGGGGAGCTTGACTGGAAAATAGTTGCCATTTCATTGGATGATCCTAGAGCTTCTCTTGTAAATGACATGAATGATGTTGAAAAGCACTTCCCG GGCACTCTTATGGCTATAAGGGACTGGTTTAGAGACTACAAGATTCCAGATGGAAAGCCTGCTAATAAGTTTGGACTTGGAAACAAAGCAGCCAACAAG GATTATGCTCTGAAGGTTATCACGGAGACAAACGAGTCATGGGCTAAATTAGTTAAAAGGTCTGTACCTGCTGGAGAGCTTTCATTAGTGTGA